A genomic region of Pseudomonas migulae contains the following coding sequences:
- the nuoL gene encoding NADH-quinone oxidoreductase subunit L: MNLLYLTFVFPLIGFLLLSFSRGRLSENLSALIGVGSIGLSAIVTAYVIWQFNIAPPEGGHYTQVLWQWMAVEGFTPNFALYLDGLSVTMLGVVVGVGFLIHLFASWYMRGEAGYSRFFAYTNLFIASMLFLVLGDNLLFLYFGWEGVGLCSYLLIGFYYSNRNNGNAALKAFIVTRIGDVFMAIGLFILFAQLGTLNVQELLVLAPQKFQAGDFWMVMATLMLLGGAVGKSAQLPLQTWLADAMAGPTPVSALIHAATMVTAGVYLIARTHGLFTLAPEILHLVGIVGGVTLVLAGFAALVQTDIKRILAYSTMSQIGYMFLALGVGAWDGAIFHLMTHAFFKALLFLASGAVIVACHHEQNIFKMGGLWKKLPLAYASFIVGGAALAALPLVTAGFYSKDEILWEAFASGNNGLLYAGLVGAFMTSLYTFRLIFIAFHGEAKTEAHAGHGIAHWLPLSVLIVLSTAIGAMIVPPLHGVLPQSVGHAGGEAKHSLEIASGAIALAGILLAALLFLGKRRFVTAIANSGIGRFLSAWWFAAWGFDWIYDKLFVKPYLAISHVLRKDPLDQTIGLIPRMAKGGHTALSRTETGQLRWYAASMAAGSVLVIGAIVLVAV; encoded by the coding sequence ATGAATCTTCTCTATCTGACTTTCGTATTCCCTCTCATAGGTTTTCTGCTGCTGTCGTTCTCCCGTGGACGCCTCTCGGAAAACCTGTCGGCGCTGATCGGCGTCGGTTCCATCGGCTTGTCCGCCATCGTCACGGCTTACGTGATCTGGCAATTCAACATCGCGCCACCTGAAGGCGGTCACTACACCCAGGTGTTGTGGCAGTGGATGGCGGTGGAAGGCTTCACGCCGAACTTCGCGCTGTACCTGGATGGTCTGTCCGTGACCATGCTCGGTGTGGTCGTCGGCGTCGGCTTCCTGATCCACCTGTTCGCGTCCTGGTACATGCGCGGTGAAGCCGGTTACTCGCGCTTCTTCGCCTACACCAACCTGTTTATCGCCAGCATGCTGTTCCTGGTCCTCGGCGATAACCTGTTGTTCCTGTACTTCGGCTGGGAAGGCGTGGGCCTGTGCTCGTACCTGTTGATCGGTTTCTACTACAGCAACCGCAACAACGGTAACGCGGCACTGAAAGCCTTTATCGTCACCCGTATCGGCGACGTGTTCATGGCCATCGGCCTGTTCATCCTGTTCGCCCAACTGGGCACGCTGAACGTTCAGGAACTGCTGGTGCTGGCACCGCAGAAATTCCAGGCCGGCGACTTCTGGATGGTCATGGCCACCCTGATGCTGCTGGGCGGCGCTGTCGGTAAATCCGCGCAACTGCCGCTGCAAACCTGGCTGGCGGATGCGATGGCGGGTCCTACCCCGGTTTCGGCACTGATCCACGCCGCGACCATGGTGACCGCCGGTGTCTACCTGATCGCCCGTACCCACGGTCTGTTCACCCTGGCGCCGGAGATCCTGCATCTAGTAGGAATCGTCGGTGGCGTGACCCTGGTGTTGGCTGGCTTCGCGGCTCTGGTTCAGACCGACATCAAACGTATCCTCGCCTACTCGACCATGAGCCAGATCGGCTACATGTTCCTGGCTTTGGGCGTCGGTGCCTGGGATGGCGCGATCTTCCACCTGATGACCCACGCCTTCTTCAAGGCCCTGCTGTTCCTTGCTTCCGGTGCGGTGATCGTTGCCTGCCACCACGAGCAGAACATCTTCAAGATGGGCGGCCTGTGGAAGAAACTGCCACTGGCCTACGCCAGCTTCATCGTCGGCGGCGCGGCCCTGGCGGCCCTGCCACTGGTGACCGCAGGCTTCTACTCCAAGGACGAAATCCTCTGGGAAGCGTTCGCCAGCGGCAACAACGGTCTGCTGTACGCCGGTCTGGTCGGTGCGTTCATGACCTCGCTGTACACCTTCCGCCTGATCTTCATCGCGTTCCACGGTGAAGCGAAGACTGAAGCGCACGCCGGTCATGGCATTGCTCACTGGCTGCCGCTGTCGGTGCTGATCGTATTGTCCACCGCCATTGGCGCGATGATCGTTCCGCCGCTGCACGGTGTGCTGCCGCAGAGCGTCGGCCACGCCGGCGGCGAAGCCAAGCACAGTCTGGAAATCGCTTCGGGCGCCATCGCCCTGGCCGGTATCCTGCTGGCCGCGCTGCTGTTCCTTGGCAAGCGTCGTTTCGTCACTGCAATCGCCAACAGCGGCATCGGCCGCTTCCTTTCGGCCTGGTGGTTCGCTGCCTGGGGCTTCGACTGGATCTACGACAAACTGTTCGTCAAGCCATACCTGGCGATCAGCCACGTACTGCGCAAAGACCCGCTCGACCAGACCATCGGTCTGATCCCGCGTATGGCCAAAGGCGGTCACACCGCCCTGAGTCGTACCGAAACCGGTCAACTGCGTTGGTACGCGGCATCGATGGCAGCCGGCTCCGTGCTGGTCATCGGCGCCATCGTGCTGGTAGCGGTCTGA
- the nuoN gene encoding NADH-quinone oxidoreductase subunit NuoN, whose protein sequence is MEFTTQHFIALAPLLITSATIIVVMLAIAWRRNHSQTFLISVAGLNLALLSILPALKVAPLAVTPLLQIDNFACLYMALILVATLACVTLAHAYLGDGGSGYPGNREELYLLILMAAAGGLVLVSAQHLAGLFIGLELLSVPVYGLVAYAFFNKRSLEAGIKYMVLSAAGSAFLLFGMALLYADSGSLSFVGIGQALAATGLPSSLAQLGLGMMLIGLAFKLSLVPFHLWTPDVYEGAPAPVAAFLATASKVAVFAVMVRLFQISPAASSGVLSDVLTIIAIASILFGNLLALTQSNLKRLLGYSSIAHFGYLLIALVASKGLAVEAIGVYLVTYVITSLGAFGVITLMSSPYNGRDADALYEYRGLFWRRPYLTAVLTVMMLSLAGIPLTAGFIGKFYIIATGVESHQWWLVGSLVLGSAIGVFYYLRVMVTLYLMEPNLRRHDAQLHWEQKAGGVMLLAIAVLAFFLGLYPQPLLVLVQQSGLAG, encoded by the coding sequence ATGGAATTCACGACTCAACACTTTATCGCGCTAGCGCCGTTGTTGATCACCAGCGCCACGATCATCGTGGTGATGCTGGCGATCGCCTGGCGCCGCAACCACTCGCAGACCTTCCTGATTTCCGTGGCGGGTCTGAACCTGGCGCTGCTGTCGATCCTGCCAGCCCTGAAAGTCGCACCACTGGCTGTGACTCCACTGCTGCAGATCGATAACTTCGCCTGCTTGTACATGGCGCTGATCCTGGTCGCCACCCTCGCCTGTGTGACCCTCGCCCACGCCTACCTCGGCGATGGCGGTTCGGGTTACCCGGGCAACCGCGAAGAACTGTACCTGCTGATCCTGATGGCCGCCGCCGGTGGCCTGGTTCTGGTCAGCGCGCAGCACCTGGCCGGGTTGTTCATCGGTCTGGAACTGTTGTCGGTGCCGGTCTACGGTCTGGTGGCTTACGCCTTCTTCAACAAGCGTTCGCTGGAAGCCGGTATCAAGTACATGGTGCTGTCGGCCGCCGGTTCCGCGTTCCTGTTGTTCGGTATGGCGCTGCTCTACGCAGACTCGGGTTCCCTGAGCTTCGTCGGTATCGGTCAGGCGCTTGCGGCTACTGGCCTGCCAAGCTCGTTGGCACAACTGGGCCTGGGCATGATGCTGATCGGCCTGGCGTTCAAGCTGTCGCTGGTGCCGTTCCACCTCTGGACCCCGGACGTTTACGAAGGTGCTCCGGCACCGGTGGCCGCGTTCCTGGCGACGGCTTCCAAAGTCGCGGTGTTCGCGGTAATGGTGCGTCTGTTCCAGATCTCGCCAGCGGCGAGCAGCGGTGTACTCAGCGACGTGCTGACCATCATCGCCATCGCCTCGATCCTGTTCGGTAACCTGCTGGCACTGACCCAGAGCAACCTCAAGCGTCTGCTGGGTTACTCGTCCATCGCTCACTTCGGTTACCTGCTGATCGCTCTGGTAGCAAGCAAGGGTCTGGCCGTGGAAGCCATCGGCGTGTACCTGGTCACCTACGTCATCACCAGCCTCGGCGCGTTCGGCGTGATCACCCTGATGTCCTCGCCGTACAACGGCCGTGACGCCGATGCCCTGTACGAATACCGTGGCCTGTTCTGGCGCCGTCCGTACCTGACCGCCGTCCTGACCGTGATGATGCTGTCCCTGGCCGGTATCCCGCTGACCGCGGGCTTCATCGGCAAGTTCTACATCATCGCCACCGGTGTCGAGTCGCACCAATGGTGGCTGGTCGGTTCCCTGGTACTGGGCAGCGCCATCGGCGTCTTCTACTACCTGCGCGTCATGGTCACCCTGTACCTGATGGAACCCAACCTGCGTCGCCACGATGCGCAACTGCACTGGGAACAGAAAGCAGGCGGTGTGATGTTGCTGGCCATCGCCGTACTGGCGTTCTTCCTCGGGCTGTATCCTCAGCCGTTGCTGGTCCTGGTGCAACAATCAGGGTTGGCGGGTTGA
- a CDS encoding ABC transporter ATP-binding protein, translated as MAEIRLQNLAHSYTRTPSGPEDYAIREMDHIWEQGGAYALLGPSGCGKSTLLNIISGLLSPSQGHVLFDGKAVNDLTPEKRNIAQVFQFPVVYDTMTVFDNLAFPLRNQGMAEAKIHSKVQEIAEVLDLQALLSKKARNLTADEKQKVSMGRGLVRDDVSAILFDEPLTVIDPHLKWKLRRKLKQIHEQFNITMVYVTHDQLEASTFADKIAVMYGGQIVQFGTPRELFERPSHTFVGYFIGSPGMNLIEVQPQPGGVGFASTHLPLSDAQQKRIAESEWKTLKVGIRPEFVHVWDEPFDDAMQAQVVHVEDLGTYKIMTLNLDGAPLKVRLAEDKPVPEGTAYISFPAQWLMVYADDYLLEVQP; from the coding sequence ATGGCCGAAATCCGTTTGCAGAACCTCGCGCACAGTTACACGCGCACGCCGAGCGGTCCCGAGGATTACGCGATCCGCGAGATGGACCACATCTGGGAGCAGGGCGGTGCCTATGCCTTGCTCGGACCTTCGGGCTGCGGCAAGTCGACCTTGCTCAACATCATTTCCGGGTTGCTCAGTCCGTCCCAGGGCCATGTCCTGTTCGACGGCAAAGCGGTCAACGACCTGACCCCGGAGAAGCGCAACATTGCCCAGGTGTTCCAGTTCCCGGTGGTCTACGACACCATGACGGTGTTCGACAACCTGGCCTTCCCACTGCGCAATCAGGGCATGGCCGAAGCGAAAATCCACAGCAAGGTGCAGGAAATTGCCGAGGTCCTCGACCTTCAGGCACTGCTGAGCAAGAAGGCGCGCAACCTCACCGCCGATGAAAAACAGAAAGTCTCCATGGGTCGCGGGCTGGTGCGCGATGACGTCTCGGCGATCCTGTTCGACGAGCCGCTGACGGTGATCGACCCGCACCTGAAGTGGAAGCTGCGGCGCAAGCTCAAGCAGATCCACGAGCAATTCAACATCACCATGGTCTACGTGACCCACGATCAGCTGGAGGCCTCGACCTTCGCCGACAAGATTGCGGTGATGTATGGCGGGCAGATCGTGCAGTTCGGTACGCCGCGAGAACTGTTCGAACGGCCGAGCCACACGTTTGTCGGCTACTTCATCGGCAGCCCGGGGATGAACCTGATCGAGGTGCAGCCGCAACCGGGTGGTGTCGGTTTCGCTTCGACGCATTTGCCGTTATCCGACGCGCAACAAAAACGCATTGCCGAGTCCGAGTGGAAAACACTGAAGGTCGGCATCCGTCCGGAGTTCGTGCATGTGTGGGACGAGCCGTTTGATGACGCGATGCAGGCACAGGTCGTACACGTCGAAGACCTGGGGACCTACAAGATCATGACCCTGAACCTCGACGGCGCGCCGTTGAAAGTGCGCCTGGCCGAGGACAAACCCGTACCGGAGGGCACGGCGTACATCAGTTTTCCGGCGCAGTGGCTGATGGTCTATGCCGACGATTACCTGCTGGAGGTGCAGCCATGA
- a CDS encoding ABC transporter substrate-binding protein: protein MFDKNNKLRHSISLAAMLALSGLSASAWADAYEDAAKKWIGSEFKPSTLTAEQQLEELKWFIKAAEPFRGMSIKVVSETIATHEYESKTLAKAFTEITGIKLTHDLLQEGDVVEKLQTQMQSDKNIYDGWVNDSDLIGTHFRYGKTESITDLMANEGKNFTSPTLDIKDFIGISFTTAPDGKIYQLPDQQFANLYWFRADWFERADLKAKFKEKYGYELGVPVNWSAYEDIAKFFSEDVKEIDGKRVYGHMDYGKKDPSLGWRFTDAWFSMAGAGDKGIPNGLPVDEWGIRVEDCHPVGSSVTRGGDTNGPAAVFATTKYVDWLKKYAPPEAAGMTFSESGPVPSQGNIAQQIFWYTAFTADMTKPGLAVMNADGTPKWRMAPSPRGPYWEEGMKLGYQDVGSWTFMKSTPEKQKLAAWLYAQFVTSKTVSLKKTIVGLTPIRESDINSQAMTDLAPKLGGLVEFYRSPARVQWTPTGTNVPDYPRLAQLWWSHIAEAASGEKTPQQALDGLAKDQDAIMSRLERSKAQATCAPKMNPERDAQYWFDQPGAPKPKLANEKPKGETVSYAELLKSWEAARK, encoded by the coding sequence ATGTTCGACAAAAACAATAAGCTGCGACATAGCATTTCATTGGCAGCCATGCTGGCACTCAGCGGTCTGAGCGCTTCGGCCTGGGCCGATGCCTATGAAGACGCCGCGAAGAAATGGATCGGCAGTGAGTTCAAGCCGTCCACGCTGACGGCCGAACAACAACTCGAAGAGTTGAAGTGGTTCATCAAGGCGGCCGAGCCGTTTCGCGGGATGAGCATCAAGGTGGTGTCGGAAACCATCGCGACCCACGAATACGAATCCAAAACGCTGGCCAAAGCCTTTACCGAGATCACCGGGATCAAGCTGACCCACGACCTGCTGCAGGAAGGCGACGTGGTGGAAAAGCTGCAGACCCAGATGCAATCGGACAAAAATATCTATGACGGCTGGGTCAACGACTCGGACCTGATCGGTACGCACTTTCGCTACGGCAAGACCGAGTCGATCACCGACCTGATGGCCAACGAGGGCAAGAACTTCACCTCGCCGACCCTGGACATCAAGGACTTCATCGGCATCTCCTTCACCACCGCGCCGGACGGCAAGATCTATCAGCTGCCCGACCAACAGTTCGCCAACCTCTACTGGTTCCGCGCCGACTGGTTCGAACGCGCGGACCTGAAAGCCAAGTTCAAGGAAAAGTACGGCTACGAGTTGGGCGTACCGGTGAACTGGTCGGCCTATGAAGACATCGCCAAGTTCTTCAGCGAAGACGTCAAGGAAATCGACGGCAAGCGTGTTTACGGGCACATGGACTACGGCAAGAAAGATCCGTCCCTGGGCTGGCGCTTCACCGACGCCTGGTTCTCCATGGCCGGTGCCGGCGACAAAGGTATCCCCAACGGGTTGCCGGTGGACGAGTGGGGCATCCGCGTCGAAGACTGCCATCCGGTCGGTTCCAGCGTAACCCGCGGTGGCGACACCAACGGCCCGGCGGCCGTGTTTGCCACCACCAAATACGTCGACTGGCTGAAGAAGTACGCGCCTCCGGAAGCGGCGGGCATGACCTTCTCCGAATCCGGTCCGGTGCCGTCCCAAGGCAACATCGCCCAGCAGATCTTCTGGTACACCGCCTTCACCGCCGACATGACCAAGCCGGGTCTGGCGGTGATGAACGCTGATGGCACGCCGAAATGGCGCATGGCGCCATCACCACGCGGGCCGTACTGGGAAGAGGGCATGAAGCTGGGCTATCAGGACGTGGGTTCCTGGACGTTCATGAAGTCCACGCCTGAGAAACAGAAACTCGCTGCCTGGCTCTATGCGCAGTTCGTGACGTCGAAAACCGTATCGCTGAAGAAAACCATCGTCGGCCTGACCCCGATCCGCGAGTCGGACATCAACTCGCAAGCCATGACCGACCTGGCACCGAAACTGGGTGGCCTGGTGGAGTTCTACCGCAGCCCGGCCCGTGTGCAATGGACCCCGACCGGGACCAACGTGCCGGACTATCCGCGTCTGGCGCAACTGTGGTGGAGCCACATCGCCGAAGCCGCCAGCGGCGAGAAAACCCCGCAACAGGCATTGGACGGTCTGGCCAAGGATCAGGACGCGATCATGTCCCGTCTGGAACGCTCGAAGGCCCAAGCCACCTGCGCACCGAAAATGAACCCCGAGCGCGATGCGCAATACTGGTTCGATCAGCCGGGTGCACCGAAACCGAAACTGGCGAACGAGAAGCCTAAAGGCGAGACCGTGAGCTATGCCGAACTGCTGAAATCCTGGGAGGCGGCGCGTAAGTAA
- the nuoM gene encoding NADH-quinone oxidoreductase subunit M: MILPWLILIPFIGGLLCWMGERFGATLPRWIALITMSLLLSLGLWLWATGDYSFAPKPGADPTWALEFKHIWIERFGISVHLALDGLSLLMIMLTGLLGVLSVLCSWKEIQRHVGFFHLNLMWILGGVVGVFLALDLFMFFFFWEMMLVPMYFLIALWGHSSSDGKKTRIYAATKFFIFTQASGLIMLVAILGLVLVNFNDTGVITFNYADLLKTKMSLTTEYILMLGFFIAFAVKLPVVPFHSWLPDAHAQAPTAGSVDLAGILLKTAAYGLLRFALPLFPNASAEFAPIAMTLGLIGIFYGAFLAFAQTDIKRLIAFSSVSHMGFVLIGIYSGSQLALQGAVMQMLAHGLSAAALFILSGQLYERTHTRDMREMGGLWSKIAYLPALSLFFAAASLGLPGTGNFVGEFLILIGTFPAAPVVTIIATSGLVFGSVYSLIMIHRAYFGPAKSDAVLHGMDGRELIMVVGLAALLIYIGVYPQPFLDTSAATMHGVQQWLGTAFTQLASAR, translated from the coding sequence ATGATTCTGCCTTGGCTAATCCTGATCCCCTTCATCGGCGGCCTGCTGTGCTGGATGGGTGAGCGCTTCGGCGCCACCCTCCCCCGCTGGATTGCGCTGATCACCATGTCCCTGTTGCTCTCCCTCGGCCTCTGGCTGTGGGCAACCGGTGACTATTCATTTGCACCAAAGCCTGGCGCCGACCCGACCTGGGCGCTTGAGTTCAAGCACATCTGGATCGAGCGCTTCGGCATCAGCGTGCACCTGGCCCTCGACGGCCTGTCGCTGCTGATGATCATGCTCACCGGTCTGCTGGGCGTGCTCTCGGTTCTCTGCTCGTGGAAAGAAATTCAACGTCACGTTGGCTTCTTCCACCTGAACCTGATGTGGATCCTGGGCGGTGTCGTCGGCGTGTTCCTCGCTCTCGACCTGTTCATGTTCTTCTTCTTCTGGGAAATGATGCTGGTGCCGATGTACTTCCTCATCGCGCTCTGGGGTCACAGTTCTTCGGACGGCAAGAAAACCCGGATCTACGCGGCGACCAAGTTCTTCATCTTCACTCAGGCTTCCGGCCTGATCATGCTGGTGGCGATCCTCGGTCTGGTTCTGGTCAACTTCAACGACACCGGCGTGATTACCTTCAACTACGCCGACCTGTTGAAAACCAAGATGTCGCTGACCACCGAGTACATCCTGATGCTCGGTTTCTTCATCGCCTTCGCGGTGAAGCTGCCGGTCGTGCCGTTCCACTCCTGGTTGCCTGACGCTCACGCCCAGGCACCGACAGCGGGTTCGGTCGACCTGGCCGGTATCTTGCTGAAAACCGCTGCCTACGGTCTGCTGCGTTTCGCCCTGCCGCTGTTCCCGAATGCCTCGGCCGAGTTCGCGCCGATCGCCATGACCCTCGGTCTGATCGGGATTTTCTACGGCGCGTTCCTGGCCTTCGCACAAACCGACATCAAGCGTCTGATCGCCTTCTCGTCCGTTTCCCACATGGGCTTCGTACTGATCGGCATCTACTCGGGCAGCCAACTGGCGCTGCAGGGCGCGGTGATGCAGATGCTGGCGCACGGTCTGTCGGCCGCGGCACTCTTTATCCTGAGTGGCCAGCTGTACGAACGCACCCACACCCGTGACATGCGTGAAATGGGCGGCCTGTGGTCGAAGATCGCTTACCTGCCGGCCCTCAGCCTGTTCTTTGCAGCGGCGTCCCTGGGCTTGCCGGGTACCGGCAACTTCGTCGGTGAGTTCCTGATCCTGATCGGCACCTTCCCGGCGGCGCCTGTGGTCACCATCATCGCGACGTCGGGCCTGGTGTTCGGTTCGGTCTACTCGCTGATCATGATCCACCGCGCGTACTTCGGTCCGGCCAAATCGGACGCGGTACTGCACGGCATGGACGGTCGCGAACTGATCATGGTCGTCGGGCTTGCGGCGCTGCTGATCTACATCGGCGTGTACCCGCAACCGTTCCTCGATACCTCTGCCGCGACGATGCATGGCGTGCAGCAATGGCTCGGCACCGCCTTCACTCAACTCGCTTCGGCCCGGTAA
- a CDS encoding carbohydrate ABC transporter permease: protein MNKVQNNKAWWLVLPVFLLVAFSAVIPMMTVVNYSVQDIFDQSSRYFVGADWYKQVLLDPRLHDSLLRQFIYSGCVLLIEIPLGIAIALTMPTKGRWSSLVLIILAIPLLIPWNVVGTIWQIFGRADIGLLGSSLNAMGISYNYAANTMDAWVTVLVMDVWHWTSLVALLCFSGLRAIPDVYYQAARIDRASDWAVFRHIQLPKLKSVLLIAVMLRFMDSFMIYTEPFVLTGGGPGNATTFLSQTLTQMAIGQFDLGPAAAFSLVYFLIILLVSWLFYTAMTHSDANR from the coding sequence ATGAACAAGGTGCAGAACAACAAGGCCTGGTGGCTGGTCCTGCCGGTGTTTTTGCTGGTGGCGTTCAGTGCGGTGATCCCGATGATGACCGTGGTCAACTATTCGGTGCAGGACATCTTCGACCAGTCCAGCCGCTACTTCGTCGGCGCCGACTGGTACAAACAGGTGCTGCTCGACCCACGCCTGCATGATTCGCTGCTGCGCCAGTTCATCTATTCCGGCTGCGTACTGCTGATCGAAATTCCGCTGGGCATCGCCATCGCCCTGACCATGCCGACCAAGGGCCGCTGGTCGTCGCTGGTGCTGATCATCCTGGCGATTCCGCTGCTGATTCCGTGGAACGTGGTCGGGACGATCTGGCAGATCTTCGGCCGGGCCGACATTGGCCTGCTCGGGTCGAGCCTCAACGCCATGGGCATCAGCTATAACTATGCGGCGAACACGATGGACGCGTGGGTCACGGTGCTGGTGATGGATGTCTGGCACTGGACGTCGTTGGTGGCGCTGTTGTGTTTCTCCGGGTTGCGGGCGATACCGGACGTGTATTACCAGGCCGCGCGGATTGATCGCGCATCCGACTGGGCGGTTTTCCGACACATCCAGTTGCCCAAGCTCAAGAGCGTGCTGTTGATCGCGGTGATGCTGCGGTTCATGGACAGTTTCATGATCTACACCGAGCCGTTCGTGCTCACGGGCGGCGGGCCGGGGAATGCCACGACCTTCCTCAGCCAGACCCTGACGCAAATGGCCATCGGGCAGTTTGACCTCGGCCCGGCGGCGGCTTTCTCGCTGGTGTACTTCCTGATCATCCTGTTGGTGTCCTGGCTGTTCTACACCGCCATGACTCACTCTGACGCCAACCGCTGA
- a CDS encoding DUF2160 domain-containing protein, whose amino-acid sequence MEWMSWTVPTATFFCVIALILVGMTTWELRSPSILRRGFLPIATTRGDRLFIGLLSSAYLHLLVIGVTDWSIWVAFALSLVWLLAVMRWG is encoded by the coding sequence ATGGAATGGATGAGCTGGACCGTCCCGACGGCAACGTTTTTCTGCGTCATAGCCTTGATCCTGGTCGGCATGACGACCTGGGAATTGCGTTCGCCGAGCATTCTTCGGCGTGGTTTTTTGCCGATTGCCACCACCCGTGGCGATCGGCTGTTTATCGGTCTTCTCAGCAGCGCCTACCTGCATTTGCTGGTAATCGGCGTCACCGACTGGAGCATCTGGGTAGCGTTCGCGTTGTCCCTGGTGTGGCTGTTGGCTGTGATGCGTTGGGGCTAG
- a CDS encoding ABC transporter ATP-binding protein produces the protein MSLTLEHVSRTVEGQTWIDDACLSFEPGSFNVLLGRTLSGKTSLMRLMAGLDKPDSGRILMNGVDVTQRPVRLRNVSMVYQQFINYPTMTVFENIASPLRQGGVSNELIQSKVLETAKMLRIEKFLQRYPLELSGGQQQRTAMARALVKDAELILFDEPLVNLDYKLREELRQEMRELFKARHTIAIYATTEPNEALALGGTTTILHEGRVIQSGKSSEVYHQPQSVLAAELFSEPPINLMPGRIAGNEVSFANFVHFPLNVDLRPVGEGEFRFGVRPSHISLVPSNDDDLELAVTVEVAEISGSETFLHVRNEHFLLVLHLPGVHEYDVDAPIRIYIPTHKLFVFDAQGRLVQAPGRRIARVA, from the coding sequence ATGTCACTCACTCTGGAGCACGTCAGCCGCACCGTCGAGGGTCAGACCTGGATCGACGATGCGTGCCTTAGTTTTGAACCCGGTTCCTTCAACGTTTTGCTTGGCCGCACGCTGTCCGGCAAAACCAGTCTCATGCGCCTGATGGCCGGTCTGGACAAGCCCGACAGCGGCCGCATCCTGATGAACGGCGTCGACGTCACCCAGCGCCCGGTGCGTTTGCGCAACGTGTCGATGGTCTATCAGCAGTTCATCAATTACCCGACCATGACGGTGTTCGAGAACATCGCCTCGCCGTTGCGCCAGGGCGGTGTCTCCAACGAGCTGATCCAGAGCAAAGTGCTGGAAACCGCGAAGATGCTGCGCATCGAGAAGTTTCTCCAGCGCTACCCGCTGGAGCTCTCCGGTGGTCAGCAACAGCGCACGGCCATGGCCCGCGCATTGGTCAAGGACGCCGAGCTGATCCTGTTCGACGAGCCGCTGGTCAACCTCGACTACAAACTGCGCGAAGAACTGCGCCAGGAAATGCGCGAGCTGTTCAAGGCGCGGCACACCATCGCCATTTACGCCACCACCGAGCCCAACGAAGCGCTGGCACTGGGCGGCACCACGACCATTCTTCACGAAGGCCGGGTGATCCAGAGCGGCAAGTCGTCCGAGGTCTATCATCAGCCGCAATCGGTGCTCGCTGCCGAACTGTTCTCCGAGCCGCCGATCAACCTGATGCCGGGGCGCATCGCCGGCAATGAAGTCAGCTTCGCCAACTTCGTGCACTTCCCGCTGAACGTGGATTTACGCCCGGTGGGCGAGGGCGAGTTCCGTTTCGGCGTGCGTCCCAGCCATATTTCGCTGGTGCCGAGCAACGACGATGACCTCGAACTGGCGGTGACCGTCGAGGTCGCCGAGATCAGCGGTTCGGAAACATTCCTGCACGTGCGCAACGAGCATTTCCTGCTGGTGCTGCACCTTCCGGGCGTGCACGAGTACGACGTCGATGCGCCGATTCGCATTTACATCCCGACCCATAAACTGTTTGTGTTCGATGCGCAGGGACGACTGGTCCAGGCGCCCGGCCGCCGTATCGCGAGGGTTGCCTGA
- a CDS encoding carbohydrate ABC transporter permease, producing the protein MSKRKLIPLLIYILFLLVPIYWLLNMSFKSNTEILSGLTLFPQDFTFANYKVIFTDPAWYTGYLNSLYYVSLNTVISLSVALPAAYAFSRYRFLGDKHLFFWLLTNRMAPPAVFLLPFFQLYSSIGLFDTHIAVALAHCLFNVPLAVWILEGFMSGVPKEIDETAYIDGYSFPKFFVKIFVPLIGSGIGVTAFFCFMFSWVELLLARTLTSVNAKPIAAVMTRTVSASGIDWGVLAAAGVLTILPGMLVIWFVRNHVAKGFALGRV; encoded by the coding sequence ATGAGCAAGAGAAAGCTGATTCCATTGCTGATCTACATCCTGTTCCTGCTGGTGCCGATCTACTGGCTGCTGAACATGTCCTTCAAGAGCAACACCGAAATCCTCAGCGGCCTGACGCTGTTTCCGCAGGATTTCACCTTCGCCAACTACAAGGTGATCTTTACCGATCCGGCCTGGTACACCGGTTACCTCAACTCGCTGTACTACGTGAGCCTGAACACGGTGATCTCCCTGAGCGTGGCGCTGCCGGCAGCGTATGCGTTCTCGCGTTATCGCTTCCTGGGCGACAAGCACCTGTTCTTCTGGCTGCTGACCAACCGCATGGCGCCGCCGGCGGTGTTTCTGTTGCCGTTCTTCCAGCTGTACTCCTCGATCGGTCTGTTCGACACGCACATCGCGGTGGCACTGGCGCATTGCCTGTTCAACGTACCGTTGGCGGTGTGGATTCTCGAGGGCTTCATGTCCGGCGTTCCGAAAGAAATCGACGAAACCGCCTACATTGATGGCTACAGTTTTCCCAAGTTCTTCGTGAAGATTTTCGTGCCGTTGATTGGCTCCGGGATCGGTGTGACGGCGTTCTTCTGCTTCATGTTTTCCTGGGTCGAACTGCTGCTGGCGCGGACGCTGACGTCGGTGAATGCCAAGCCGATTGCGGCGGTCATGACCCGCACCGTCTCGGCATCCGGCATCGACTGGGGGGTGCTGGCGGCGGCAGGGGTGTTGACCATCCTGCCGGGCATGCTGGTGATCTGGTTTGTCCGTAACCATGTGGCCAAGGGCTTTGCCCTGGGCCGGGTATGA